One Stigmatella aurantiaca genomic region harbors:
- a CDS encoding choice-of-anchor D domain-containing protein — MGQGWGWGRVLGLATVAAMAACHEPGRTRAVEAAAVVDTEALDFGEVPVGEWREREVLIRNVGYVPFSALEALALEGNPSYQVELTNGGGRVMPGESLPVKVRFHPLREGSIEERVRVATDANTGNEHTVRILGMGAPTQVGIQPPVLDFETLEVDSDRTLSLTITNPVDLPLTVTLGGEYAGTFSTDTITIPPHSTQQVSAKYLPRELGKMGARVEVRSCDGCTPSTADLAGHSVASAFVFEPTPVPFAPIPVHERTETVARARNITWRPVTISALNTSDVSFSTMTQLDGRAVQPGEAVDVRMEFAARASGPKVANLTVNYASDKARKTDVMLDARGGQPTLAVAPVALDFGELPVGGKLGKTIRITNGGTNGNLLFRGVRAGGGAGNFSVNVPTRGTQTYPWTGGAWPDLQAGDVPIAPGTDALDIQVFFEPTLDGNHSATLTLLSSDPFTPERTIVLTGRARVSGPCVFELTPQPALDFGNVVPGRGAVLGFRIGNPNRAECAVKDIHVSNSANGAFYMPGGRIDGGILAYDTAFSAQIAFRPPAAGTYAGELKITVNNPSQPTVTLPLRGVSETSCLVAAPSFVDFGPIRYDCQTQPRRTLISNRCYQPITVTSAEIGAGTSTQFQLANPLTAPRTLAPGEGFELEVTYSRTVLGQHFSPLFLRTDSEPNPLLVPLLAETNHEGLQLDQFTQGTDSQLDVLFVVSNTTTMQPYQQRLKAALPGWLEHARQQGVDVRAGVTSTGLVARGATCGGGAQGGEAGRLFPVDGSRSRVVSSTSPTAAQTLQSNVEVGVCHNLVQGLETTRQALSSPLVDSVDDVRTPQPNDGNLGLLRDTARLAVVTLADEDDHSGFAPDSYIQFLQAMKGPGMTHRTQFYALVPTDGSCSTAGDSGARFAEVAQATGGAVGSVCQGSYESFLERLIRRAGEPQADFTLTAQPSTTDAMTVRVQGRTLDPSQWTYDGARNAVVFRQGAVPQTGQNIQIRYRSVCQGL, encoded by the coding sequence ATGGGTCAGGGGTGGGGCTGGGGACGGGTCCTGGGGCTGGCGACAGTGGCGGCCATGGCGGCGTGCCACGAGCCGGGACGCACGCGGGCGGTGGAAGCCGCCGCGGTGGTCGACACGGAAGCGCTCGATTTCGGCGAAGTTCCCGTCGGGGAGTGGCGGGAGCGGGAGGTGCTCATCCGCAACGTGGGCTATGTGCCCTTCTCCGCCCTGGAAGCGCTGGCCTTGGAGGGCAACCCCTCGTACCAGGTGGAGCTGACCAACGGCGGCGGCCGGGTGATGCCCGGCGAGTCCCTGCCGGTGAAGGTGCGCTTCCACCCGCTGCGCGAGGGCAGCATCGAAGAGCGGGTGCGCGTGGCCACGGACGCCAACACGGGCAACGAGCACACCGTGCGCATCCTGGGCATGGGCGCCCCCACGCAGGTGGGCATCCAGCCGCCGGTGCTCGACTTCGAGACGCTGGAGGTGGACAGCGACCGGACGCTGTCGCTCACCATCACCAACCCGGTGGACCTGCCCCTCACGGTGACGCTGGGCGGCGAGTACGCGGGCACCTTCTCCACGGACACCATCACCATTCCCCCCCACAGCACCCAGCAGGTGAGCGCCAAGTACCTGCCGCGCGAGCTGGGGAAGATGGGGGCCCGCGTGGAGGTGCGCTCGTGTGACGGGTGCACCCCGTCCACGGCGGACCTGGCGGGCCACTCCGTGGCGAGCGCCTTCGTGTTCGAGCCCACGCCGGTGCCCTTCGCCCCCATTCCCGTGCACGAGCGCACGGAGACGGTGGCCCGGGCGCGCAACATCACCTGGCGGCCCGTCACCATCTCCGCGCTCAACACGAGCGACGTCTCCTTCAGCACCATGACGCAGCTGGATGGCCGCGCGGTGCAGCCGGGCGAGGCGGTGGACGTGCGGATGGAGTTCGCCGCCCGCGCCTCGGGCCCCAAGGTGGCCAACCTCACGGTGAACTACGCCTCGGACAAGGCGCGCAAGACGGACGTCATGCTGGATGCGCGCGGCGGCCAGCCCACGCTGGCCGTGGCCCCGGTGGCCCTGGACTTCGGCGAGCTGCCCGTGGGCGGCAAGCTGGGCAAAACCATCCGCATCACCAACGGCGGCACCAACGGCAACCTGCTCTTCCGCGGCGTGCGCGCCGGCGGGGGCGCGGGCAACTTCAGCGTGAACGTGCCCACGCGCGGCACCCAGACGTACCCGTGGACGGGCGGCGCCTGGCCGGACCTGCAGGCGGGTGACGTCCCCATCGCCCCGGGCACCGACGCGCTCGACATCCAGGTCTTCTTCGAGCCCACGCTGGATGGCAACCACAGCGCCACGCTCACGCTGCTCTCCAGCGATCCGTTCACCCCGGAGCGCACCATCGTCCTCACGGGGCGGGCGCGGGTGAGCGGCCCGTGCGTCTTCGAGCTCACGCCGCAGCCGGCGCTGGACTTCGGCAACGTGGTGCCCGGACGGGGCGCGGTGCTGGGCTTCCGCATCGGCAACCCCAACCGCGCCGAGTGCGCGGTGAAGGACATCCACGTCTCCAACAGCGCCAACGGGGCCTTCTACATGCCCGGCGGGCGCATCGACGGCGGCATCCTCGCCTACGACACGGCCTTCAGCGCCCAGATCGCCTTCCGGCCGCCCGCGGCGGGCACCTACGCGGGCGAGCTGAAAATCACGGTGAACAACCCCTCGCAGCCCACGGTGACGCTGCCCCTGCGGGGCGTGTCCGAGACGAGCTGCCTGGTGGCCGCGCCGTCCTTCGTGGACTTCGGGCCCATCCGGTACGACTGCCAGACGCAGCCGCGCCGCACGCTCATCTCCAACCGGTGCTACCAGCCCATCACCGTCACCTCGGCGGAGATCGGCGCGGGCACGAGCACCCAGTTCCAGCTGGCCAACCCGCTCACGGCGCCGCGCACGCTCGCCCCGGGCGAGGGCTTCGAGCTGGAGGTGACGTACTCGCGCACCGTGCTCGGCCAGCACTTCAGCCCGCTGTTCCTGCGCACCGACTCCGAGCCGAACCCGCTGCTCGTGCCGCTGCTGGCCGAGACGAACCACGAGGGCCTCCAGCTCGACCAGTTCACGCAGGGCACCGACAGCCAGCTGGACGTGCTCTTCGTGGTCTCCAACACGACGACCATGCAGCCCTACCAGCAGCGGCTGAAGGCGGCGCTGCCCGGCTGGCTGGAGCACGCCCGGCAGCAGGGCGTGGATGTGCGCGCCGGCGTCACCAGCACGGGCCTCGTCGCCCGGGGCGCCACGTGTGGCGGCGGCGCGCAGGGCGGTGAGGCGGGCCGGCTCTTCCCGGTGGACGGCAGCCGCTCGCGCGTGGTGAGCAGCACCTCGCCCACCGCGGCCCAGACGCTCCAGTCCAACGTGGAGGTGGGCGTGTGCCACAACCTGGTGCAGGGCCTGGAGACGACGCGGCAGGCGCTCTCCTCGCCGCTGGTGGACAGCGTGGATGACGTGCGCACCCCGCAGCCCAACGACGGCAACCTGGGGCTGCTGCGCGACACGGCCCGGCTGGCGGTGGTGACGCTCGCCGACGAGGACGACCACTCCGGCTTCGCCCCGGACAGCTACATCCAGTTCCTCCAGGCGATGAAGGGGCCGGGGATGACCCACCGCACCCAGTTCTACGCGCTGGTGCCCACCGACGGCAGCTGCAGCACGGCCGGGGACTCGGGGGCACGCTTCGCCGAGGTGGCCCAGGCCACGGGCGGCGCGGTGGGCTCGGTGTGCCAGGGCAGCTACGAGTCCTTCCTGGAGCGCCTCATCCGCCGCGCGGGCGAGCCTCAGGCGGACTTCACCCTGACCGCCCAGCCCTCCACCACGGACGCGATGACGGTGCGCGTGCAGGGCCGGACGTTGGATCCGTCGCAGTGGACCTATGACGGCGCGCGCAACGCGGTCGTCTTCCGGCAGGGCGCGGTGCCCCAGACGGGGCAGAACATCCAGATCCGCTACCGGAGCGTCTGCCAGGGTCTCTGA
- a CDS encoding alpha/beta fold hydrolase — MPPSFEPHSLSAHGLALHVRQRHPEGSRAVLFLHGWLDHSRSFDWVLEHLPDTWRLILLDFRGMGRSAHVPPGGSYSFADYLLDVECTLDGLHLDKVHLVGHSLGGIVGAAYAAARPARVQSLTLIESLGPLGGPPEGALDRLRGFLEDAQRRPRRKHYASVEEAAARLRENNPTLTEAASLHLARYGTEPLEGGVVFRFDPLHRRRFGHGFDEAQWLAILGAITCPVQLLHGSHGLSFEDPQTRARLAALRSPPPLTLSGGHHVHMEQPEAVARALEHFIR, encoded by the coding sequence GTGCCCCCATCCTTCGAGCCCCACAGCCTGTCGGCCCACGGTCTGGCCCTGCACGTCCGCCAGCGCCACCCCGAGGGCAGCCGCGCCGTGCTGTTCCTCCACGGCTGGTTGGACCACTCGCGCAGCTTCGACTGGGTGCTGGAGCACCTGCCGGACACCTGGCGGCTCATCCTCCTGGACTTCCGGGGCATGGGGCGCAGCGCCCACGTGCCGCCCGGGGGCAGCTACTCCTTCGCCGACTACCTGCTCGATGTGGAGTGCACGCTCGACGGGCTCCACCTGGACAAGGTCCACCTGGTGGGCCACTCGCTGGGGGGCATCGTCGGCGCCGCCTATGCCGCCGCGCGCCCCGCTCGCGTCCAGAGCCTCACCCTCATCGAGAGCCTGGGCCCCCTGGGCGGCCCCCCGGAGGGCGCGCTGGACCGGCTGCGCGGCTTTCTGGAGGATGCCCAGCGGCGCCCCCGCCGCAAGCACTACGCGAGCGTGGAGGAGGCCGCCGCGCGCCTCCGGGAGAACAACCCGACGCTCACCGAGGCCGCCTCGCTGCACCTCGCGCGCTACGGCACGGAGCCCTTGGAAGGGGGCGTCGTCTTCCGGTTTGATCCGCTGCACCGCCGGCGCTTCGGCCACGGCTTCGACGAGGCCCAGTGGCTCGCCATCCTGGGCGCCATCACCTGCCCGGTGCAGCTGCTCCACGGCAGCCACGGCCTGTCCTTCGAGGATCCGCAGACGCGCGCCCGGCTGGCCGCCCTGCGCTCCCCGCCCCCGCTCACCCTGTCCGGGGGCCACCACGTCCACATGGAGCAGCCCGAGGCCGTGGCGCGCGCATTGGAACACTTCATCCGCTGA
- a CDS encoding xanthine dehydrogenase family protein molybdopterin-binding subunit codes for MSSKLIGPPMSRVDGKLKVTGKALYAAEYNPPGMVYAAIIQSTVPRGSVLRMQTAEAERAPGVLAVLTPRNAPKLAGADKYMANPIMPRLAAMQDSEVFYNGQPIGVVVADTFERATHAASLVRTFYVEKPASLDLEAGMGGAEPAQGNFGAPPPGHERGDVKAALASAAVRVEATYTTPTETHNPLEPHAAIAVWDDPEHLTVYDANQGVHFVRMFLAQLSGLPPDNVRVISRYVGGGFGCKALPWSHSILSVLAAKAVNRPVKLVLTRQQMNTLVGYRPHTVQKVELGATAKGKLTALRHTGFSETSEKDSFSEPFTNTSNMLYACPNVHTSQKVVRLNAGTPTFMRGPGEAPGTYALESALDELAHALKMDPLELRRINHADMDPEHNRPWSSKSLLECYRVGAERFGWKKRSLQPRATRDGEVLIGSGMATALFPAMRFQCTATVRLLADGSATVQCAAADIGTGAYTVFTQVAADTLGVAPDKVRMEMGDTVLPPGPLAGGSASTASAAPAIQNASKQVLQELVKLAIADTGSPLHGLAAQDVLTEGGSLVSRKDRKKAETFAQLLARKQLPHVEGKADTVPELPDKQKHSGYAFGAHFVEVRVDEVLGTVRISRIVSAMAAGRILNAKTARSQILGGAIFGLGMALTEETLRDPRLGRVMTADLAEYHVPVHADVPDIDVLFVEEVDPHVNSMGIKGIGEIATTGIAAAVANAVFHATGKRVRDLPITLDKVMQTSV; via the coding sequence ATGAGCAGCAAACTCATTGGTCCGCCCATGAGCCGGGTGGACGGCAAGCTGAAGGTGACGGGCAAGGCGCTCTACGCGGCCGAGTACAACCCGCCGGGCATGGTCTACGCGGCCATCATCCAGAGCACGGTGCCTCGCGGCAGCGTGCTGCGCATGCAGACCGCCGAGGCCGAGCGCGCCCCGGGCGTGCTCGCGGTGCTCACCCCGCGCAACGCGCCCAAGCTGGCGGGCGCGGACAAGTACATGGCCAACCCCATCATGCCGCGGCTCGCCGCCATGCAGGACAGCGAGGTGTTCTACAACGGCCAGCCCATCGGCGTGGTGGTGGCCGACACCTTCGAGCGCGCCACCCACGCCGCCTCCCTCGTGCGCACCTTCTACGTGGAGAAGCCCGCGTCGTTGGATCTCGAGGCGGGCATGGGGGGCGCGGAGCCGGCCCAGGGCAACTTCGGCGCCCCGCCGCCGGGCCACGAGCGCGGGGACGTGAAGGCCGCGCTGGCCTCGGCCGCCGTGCGCGTGGAGGCCACGTACACGACGCCCACCGAGACGCACAACCCCCTGGAGCCCCACGCGGCCATCGCCGTGTGGGACGACCCCGAGCACCTGACGGTGTACGACGCCAACCAAGGCGTCCACTTCGTCCGGATGTTCCTCGCCCAGCTCTCCGGGCTGCCGCCGGACAACGTCCGCGTCATCTCGCGCTACGTGGGCGGGGGCTTCGGCTGCAAGGCGCTGCCCTGGTCCCACAGCATCCTGAGCGTGCTGGCCGCCAAGGCCGTGAACCGCCCGGTGAAGCTGGTGCTCACGCGCCAGCAGATGAACACCCTGGTGGGCTACCGGCCGCACACGGTCCAGAAGGTGGAGCTGGGCGCCACCGCCAAGGGCAAGCTCACCGCCCTGCGCCACACGGGCTTCTCGGAGACCTCCGAGAAGGACAGCTTCTCCGAGCCGTTCACCAACACCTCCAACATGCTGTACGCGTGCCCCAACGTGCACACCTCGCAGAAGGTGGTGCGGCTCAACGCGGGCACGCCCACCTTCATGCGCGGCCCGGGCGAGGCCCCCGGCACCTACGCGCTGGAGAGCGCGCTGGACGAGCTGGCGCACGCGCTGAAGATGGATCCGCTGGAGCTGCGGCGCATCAACCACGCGGACATGGACCCCGAGCACAACCGGCCCTGGAGCAGCAAGTCGCTGCTCGAGTGCTACCGCGTGGGGGCCGAGCGCTTCGGGTGGAAGAAGCGCTCGCTGCAGCCCCGGGCCACCCGGGACGGGGAGGTGCTCATCGGCTCGGGCATGGCCACCGCGCTCTTCCCCGCCATGCGCTTCCAGTGCACCGCCACGGTGCGCCTGCTGGCGGATGGCTCGGCCACCGTGCAGTGCGCCGCCGCGGACATCGGCACCGGGGCCTACACTGTCTTCACCCAGGTGGCCGCCGACACGCTGGGCGTGGCCCCGGACAAGGTCCGCATGGAGATGGGGGACACGGTGCTGCCCCCCGGGCCGCTCGCCGGCGGCTCGGCCAGCACCGCCTCGGCCGCGCCCGCCATCCAGAACGCCTCCAAGCAGGTGCTCCAGGAGCTGGTGAAGCTGGCCATCGCGGACACGGGCTCGCCCCTGCACGGCCTGGCCGCGCAGGACGTGCTCACCGAGGGCGGCTCGCTCGTCTCGCGCAAGGACCGGAAGAAGGCGGAGACGTTCGCGCAGCTCCTCGCGCGCAAGCAGCTTCCGCACGTGGAGGGCAAGGCGGACACCGTCCCCGAGCTCCCCGACAAGCAGAAGCACTCCGGCTACGCCTTCGGCGCCCACTTCGTCGAGGTGCGCGTGGACGAGGTGCTGGGCACCGTGCGCATCAGCCGCATCGTCTCGGCCATGGCCGCCGGCCGCATCCTCAACGCCAAGACGGCGCGCAGCCAGATTCTCGGCGGCGCCATCTTCGGCCTTGGCATGGCGCTCACCGAGGAGACGCTGAGAGACCCGCGCCTGGGCCGCGTCATGACGGCGGACCTGGCCGAGTACCACGTGCCCGTGCACGCGGACGTGCCCGACATCGACGTGCTCTTCGTCGAGGAGGTGGACCCCCACGTCAACTCCATGGGCATCAAGGGCATTGGTGAGATTGCCACCACGGGCATCGCCGCCGCCGTGGCCAACGCCGTCTTCCACGCCACCGGCAAGCGCGTGCGGGACTTGCCCATCACCCTGGACAAGGTGATGCAGACCTCGGTGTAG
- a CDS encoding FAD binding domain-containing protein yields the protein MHPFHYEQPKELGSSVERVSRVKEATFLAGGTGLLDLMKLGVETPALLVDVRKLPLAQIEELPDGGMRLGALARNSDVAFHPLIRERYPMLSEALLAGASGQIRNMATVGGNILQRTRCPYFRDVTTPCNKRQPGSGCSALEGINRGHAVLGVSETCIATHPSDMSVPLAALGATVRIQGPKGERTVPFTDFHLMPGTTPQRETVLEHGDLVLSVDVPALPAAKRSLYIKVRDRASYAFALASVAAALEVEGGVIRQARLALGGVATKPWRAVAAEQKLVGQAPSPQLFQEAAKAALEGAKAREHNGFKVELAQRIIVRALTTLGGRS from the coding sequence ATGCATCCTTTTCACTATGAACAACCGAAGGAGCTGGGCTCCAGCGTGGAGCGGGTCAGCCGCGTGAAGGAGGCCACCTTCCTCGCCGGCGGCACGGGTCTCTTGGACCTGATGAAGCTGGGCGTGGAGACGCCCGCCCTGCTCGTGGACGTGCGCAAGCTGCCGCTCGCGCAGATTGAGGAGCTGCCCGATGGGGGCATGCGCCTGGGCGCCCTGGCGCGCAACAGCGACGTGGCCTTCCACCCGCTCATCCGCGAGCGCTACCCGATGCTCTCCGAGGCCCTGCTCGCGGGCGCCTCGGGGCAGATCCGCAACATGGCCACCGTGGGCGGCAACATCCTGCAGCGCACCCGCTGCCCGTACTTCCGCGACGTCACCACCCCCTGCAACAAGCGCCAGCCCGGCTCGGGCTGCTCCGCGCTGGAGGGCATCAACCGCGGCCACGCCGTGCTGGGCGTGAGTGAGACCTGCATCGCCACCCACCCCTCCGACATGAGCGTGCCCCTGGCCGCGCTGGGCGCCACCGTGCGCATCCAGGGCCCGAAGGGCGAGCGCACCGTGCCCTTCACCGACTTCCACCTGATGCCGGGCACCACGCCCCAGCGCGAGACGGTGCTGGAGCACGGGGACCTGGTGCTCTCGGTGGATGTGCCCGCCCTGCCGGCCGCGAAGCGCTCGCTGTACATCAAGGTCCGGGACCGGGCCTCCTACGCCTTCGCGCTGGCGTCGGTCGCCGCCGCGCTGGAGGTGGAGGGCGGCGTCATCCGCCAGGCGCGGCTGGCGCTGGGCGGCGTGGCCACCAAGCCGTGGCGCGCCGTGGCCGCCGAGCAGAAGCTGGTGGGCCAGGCGCCCTCGCCCCAGCTGTTCCAGGAGGCGGCGAAGGCCGCGCTGGAGGGGGCCAAGGCACGCGAGCACAACGGGTTCAAGGTAGAGCTGGCGCAGCGAATCATCGTGCGCGCCCTGACGACGCTGGGAGGCCGCTCATGA
- a CDS encoding (2Fe-2S)-binding protein yields MMHPKQPLPDEQAHPERQADEAPGGSTRREFIATATVGSALLLEACRHTSEAPSAGGDTELPAAPSELEVSLHVNGQEQMLKVDSRTSLLDALRERMGLTGTKKGCDHGQCGACTVLVDGRRELSCLSLAVMQQGTKIQTVEGLAEGDTLHPLQQAFIEQDAFQCGYCTPGQIMSAAGLMKEPCGASDTDVREAMSGNLCRCSAYPNIIAAIQQVRRQPKQ; encoded by the coding sequence ATGATGCATCCGAAGCAGCCGTTGCCGGACGAGCAGGCTCACCCCGAAAGGCAGGCGGATGAAGCCCCGGGTGGAAGCACCCGGCGGGAATTCATCGCCACCGCCACGGTGGGCAGTGCCCTGTTGTTGGAAGCGTGCCGTCACACCTCCGAGGCGCCCTCGGCGGGGGGAGACACGGAGCTGCCCGCCGCGCCTTCCGAGCTGGAGGTCTCCCTCCACGTCAACGGCCAGGAGCAGATGTTGAAGGTGGACTCCCGCACCAGCCTCTTGGATGCGCTGCGCGAGCGCATGGGGCTCACCGGGACCAAGAAGGGATGTGACCATGGCCAGTGCGGCGCCTGCACAGTGCTCGTGGATGGCCGGCGCGAGCTGAGCTGTCTGTCGCTCGCCGTCATGCAGCAGGGCACGAAGATCCAGACGGTGGAGGGGCTCGCCGAGGGCGACACGCTGCACCCGCTGCAGCAGGCCTTCATCGAGCAGGACGCCTTCCAGTGCGGCTACTGCACGCCGGGGCAGATCATGAGCGCGGCGGGGCTGATGAAGGAGCCCTGCGGTGCCTCGGACACGGACGTACGTGAGGCCATGAGCGGCAACCTCTGCCGCTGCAGCGCCTATCCCAACATCATCGCCGCCATTCAACAGGTGCGGCGTCAGCCGAAGCAGTAG
- a CDS encoding AAA domain-containing protein, translated as MSRDVSFFDQLGRLLSLEREAERARSAALSERLTLSERAEQGLSVLDLESIEEEVGLGGRILITLARADRAPFPARIHNGDSVAVMPRRAEVKEPAQALVSRATRTRLQLAFDRAPPPFLHEGLLRLDVVPNDVTYERMRAGLARVKALEKGVERRRREVLLGNEPPRFEKPSATPPSRPLNPEQADAVSRALAAEDFFLVHGPPGTGKSTVLAEVAVQAVARGERLLCTAASNAAVDHLLELCLEQGLRAIRVGHPARVAPRFQEHTLDIVVEEHPDRVLSRELFDEAFSLFGYARRQRTQGRSRERFSNARSSTAEAKGLMDDARALERKAVRAVLERAQVICVTLASLGSGVLAHEEFDRALIDEATQATEPLTLLGFLRAPKLVLAGDPQQLPPTVLSQEAAKAGLGVSLFERLLGDHGEGVKRMLREQYRMNARIMEFPSREMYGGELRAHESVAGRTLAPVLTPGVELDAPPVLFLDTAGKGFEEQEEESTHSLFNPGEGDLIVARVKALLAAGLSPRELAVIAPYSAQAFHLRERVETLSPDIEVDTVDAFQGREKDAILVSLTRSNADGNLGFLTDLRRMNVAMTRARRHLFVVGDSATLSAHPFYARFIEGTQSDGSYRSSWEWPEAEHSD; from the coding sequence ATGTCCCGAGACGTCTCCTTCTTTGATCAGCTCGGCAGGCTCCTGTCCCTGGAGCGCGAGGCGGAACGCGCCCGCTCCGCCGCCCTCTCCGAGCGCCTCACCTTGAGCGAGCGCGCCGAGCAGGGGCTCTCCGTGCTGGACCTGGAGAGCATCGAGGAGGAGGTGGGCCTCGGCGGGCGCATCCTGATTACGCTGGCCCGCGCGGACCGGGCCCCCTTCCCCGCCCGCATCCACAACGGCGACTCCGTCGCGGTGATGCCCCGCCGCGCCGAGGTGAAGGAGCCCGCGCAGGCGCTCGTCTCGCGCGCCACGCGCACCCGGCTCCAGCTCGCCTTCGACCGGGCCCCGCCGCCCTTCCTCCACGAGGGGCTGCTGCGCCTGGACGTCGTCCCCAACGACGTGACGTACGAGCGCATGCGCGCCGGGCTCGCGCGGGTGAAGGCCCTGGAAAAGGGCGTCGAGCGCCGCCGGCGCGAGGTGCTGCTCGGCAACGAGCCGCCCCGCTTCGAGAAGCCCTCCGCCACGCCCCCCTCGCGCCCGCTCAACCCCGAGCAGGCGGACGCGGTGAGCCGCGCGCTGGCCGCCGAGGACTTCTTCCTCGTCCACGGCCCGCCCGGCACCGGCAAGAGCACCGTGCTCGCGGAGGTGGCCGTGCAGGCGGTGGCCCGGGGCGAGCGGCTGCTGTGCACCGCCGCGAGCAACGCCGCGGTGGACCACCTGCTGGAGCTGTGCCTGGAGCAGGGGCTGCGCGCCATCCGCGTGGGCCACCCGGCGCGCGTGGCCCCCCGCTTCCAGGAGCACACGCTGGACATCGTCGTGGAGGAGCACCCCGACCGCGTCCTCTCCCGCGAGCTGTTCGACGAGGCCTTCTCCCTGTTCGGCTACGCGCGCCGCCAGCGCACCCAGGGCCGCAGCCGCGAGCGCTTCTCCAACGCGCGCTCCTCCACCGCCGAGGCCAAGGGGCTCATGGACGATGCGCGCGCGCTGGAGCGCAAGGCCGTGCGCGCGGTGCTGGAGCGCGCCCAGGTCATCTGCGTCACCCTGGCCAGCCTCGGCTCCGGCGTGCTCGCCCACGAGGAGTTCGACCGGGCCCTCATCGACGAGGCCACCCAGGCCACCGAGCCGCTAACGCTGCTGGGCTTCCTGCGCGCCCCCAAGCTGGTGCTCGCCGGAGACCCGCAGCAGCTGCCGCCCACCGTGCTCTCCCAGGAGGCCGCGAAGGCGGGCCTGGGGGTGAGCCTCTTCGAGCGGCTGCTCGGGGACCACGGCGAGGGCGTGAAGCGGATGCTGCGCGAGCAGTACCGCATGAACGCGCGCATCATGGAGTTCCCCTCGCGCGAGATGTACGGCGGGGAGCTGCGCGCCCACGAGAGCGTGGCCGGGCGCACCCTGGCGCCGGTGCTCACCCCGGGCGTGGAGCTGGATGCCCCGCCGGTGCTCTTCCTGGACACCGCCGGCAAGGGCTTCGAGGAGCAGGAGGAGGAGAGCACCCACAGCCTCTTCAATCCCGGAGAGGGAGACCTCATCGTCGCCCGGGTGAAGGCCCTGCTCGCCGCCGGCCTCTCGCCCCGGGAGCTGGCGGTCATCGCCCCCTACAGCGCCCAGGCCTTCCACCTGCGCGAGCGCGTGGAGACCCTCTCCCCCGACATCGAGGTGGACACCGTGGACGCCTTCCAGGGCCGCGAGAAGGACGCGATTCTTGTGAGCCTCACACGTTCCAACGCGGACGGAAACCTTGGCTTCCTCACGGATTTGCGCCGCATGAACGTGGCGATGACGCGGGCCCGGCGGCACCTGTTCGTCGTGGGGGACTCGGCCACCTTGAGCGCGCATCCCTTCTATGCGCGCTTCATCGAGGGCACACAGTCCGATGGAAGCTACCGCTCGTCATGGGAGTGGCCCGAAGCAGAGCATTCTGATTAG